One genomic segment of Chitinibacter sp. FCG-7 includes these proteins:
- a CDS encoding cryptochrome/photolyase family protein, with protein MSTLRLILGDQLNIRHSWFSAAERGRSDVLYVLMELRSETDYAWHHAQKVLGIFAAMRGFAQALQQAGCRVRYFKIGDADNQQDFIQNLRQLLACEQITQLERQQADEFRVEAMLQTAQNELGVAVKVVDSEHFLVDRAAISQQFATKIPRMEFFYRALRKQYQILLDEHGQPLGGQWNFDQDNRKRWSGQPPAPAWLAHPKDLSALWQEIEAAGVKTIGEPQAANFGWPISRSEAKATLAAFVAQALPHFGAYQDAMSTASPTLFHAGISFALNLKLLHPLEVIHAALDEFVAGRVSLSTVEGFVRQILGWREFVRGVYWARMPGYAQLNELQHQRDLPRWYWDGQTRMNCLKHAIDQSLALGYAHHIQRLMVTGNFALLAGIDPDQVDAWYLGIYVDAFEWVEMPNTRGMSQYADGGLLGSKPYAGSASYISKMSDYCKGCHYQPKLRHGEGACPFNSLYWHFHQRHAPRLQNNPRLGMTYQTWRKMAPEEQQATLLQAEQYLQQIDQL; from the coding sequence ATGAGTACGCTCAGGCTGATATTGGGTGATCAGCTCAACATCCGGCATAGCTGGTTTTCGGCGGCCGAGCGCGGCCGTAGCGATGTGCTGTATGTGCTGATGGAGCTGCGTAGCGAAACAGATTACGCCTGGCACCATGCGCAAAAAGTGCTGGGCATTTTTGCGGCGATGCGCGGCTTTGCGCAGGCCTTGCAGCAAGCGGGCTGCCGGGTGCGCTATTTCAAAATTGGCGATGCGGATAATCAGCAAGATTTCATCCAGAACTTGCGCCAGCTGCTCGCCTGCGAGCAGATTACGCAGCTGGAGCGGCAGCAGGCCGATGAGTTTCGCGTGGAGGCGATGCTCCAAACTGCGCAGAATGAGCTAGGGGTTGCGGTCAAAGTTGTCGATAGCGAGCATTTTTTGGTGGATCGAGCAGCTATCAGCCAGCAATTTGCGACCAAAATCCCACGCATGGAGTTTTTTTACCGTGCGCTGCGCAAGCAATATCAAATTTTGCTCGATGAACACGGCCAACCGCTGGGTGGGCAGTGGAATTTTGATCAGGACAACCGCAAACGCTGGTCTGGTCAGCCGCCTGCACCGGCTTGGCTGGCGCATCCCAAAGATTTAAGTGCGCTGTGGCAAGAGATTGAGGCAGCTGGGGTTAAAACCATTGGCGAGCCGCAGGCGGCGAACTTTGGCTGGCCAATCAGTCGCAGTGAAGCTAAAGCAACGCTGGCGGCGTTTGTGGCGCAGGCTTTGCCGCATTTTGGCGCGTATCAGGATGCGATGAGCACCGCCTCGCCCACGCTGTTTCATGCCGGTATTTCGTTTGCGCTCAACCTGAAATTGCTGCACCCCTTAGAGGTGATCCATGCTGCGCTGGATGAATTTGTCGCCGGGCGCGTTTCGCTCTCGACGGTGGAAGGTTTTGTGCGGCAGATCTTGGGCTGGCGCGAATTTGTTCGCGGGGTGTATTGGGCGCGCATGCCCGGCTATGCGCAACTGAATGAACTGCAACATCAGCGCGACTTGCCGCGCTGGTATTGGGATGGTCAGACGCGGATGAACTGCCTTAAACACGCGATTGATCAGTCTTTGGCTTTGGGCTATGCCCACCATATTCAGCGGCTGATGGTCACGGGCAATTTTGCGCTGCTGGCCGGGATAGATCCTGATCAGGTCGATGCCTGGTATCTGGGGATTTATGTGGATGCTTTTGAATGGGTTGAAATGCCCAATACCCGCGGGATGAGCCAGTATGCCGATGGCGGCTTGCTCGGCAGTAAACCGTATGCCGGATCGGCCAGCTATATCAGCAAAATGAGTGATTACTGCAAGGGCTGCCACTATCAGCCCAAGCTACGCCATGGCGAGGGCGCTTGCCCGTTCAATAGCCTGTACTGGCATTTTCATCAGCGCCATGCGCCGCGCTTGCAAAATAATCCTCGCTTGGGAATGACTTACCAAACCTGGCGCAAGATGGCACCTGAGGAGCAACAAGCCACTTTGCTGCAGGCCGAGCAGTATTTGCAGCAGATTGATCAATTGTGA
- a CDS encoding DUF2256 domain-containing protein yields the protein MAHHKLNLPQKICPVCLRAFVWRKKWEKNWEAVKYCSVRCAKRRSVG from the coding sequence ATGGCGCATCATAAACTCAATTTGCCGCAAAAAATCTGCCCGGTGTGTTTGCGCGCTTTTGTCTGGCGCAAGAAGTGGGAAAAGAACTGGGAGGCGGTGAAGTACTGCAGCGTTCGGTGTGCCAAGCGCAGGAGTGTGGGATGA
- the cas6f gene encoding type I-F CRISPR-associated endoribonuclease Cas6/Csy4, translated as MDHYLEIKIIPDADVALSEAQLLSALYAKLHRALVDVGGGRIGVSFPRAGKTLGSVLRLHGSVDALGSLMNEPWLKGLRDYTDVSGILPVPVHTQHRVVRRVQVHSNPERLYRRSVRNGKLSAEEAEQKVTVAKSARSDLPYVYLRSNSNGNPFCLFIRQSDLQDSPVPGTFNHYGLSSTATIPFFNPIFLPSRQALILKGCNGWLEKGFWSKKMEKLFNNEEVVI; from the coding sequence ATGGATCATTACCTAGAGATCAAAATCATCCCCGACGCGGATGTGGCGCTATCGGAAGCTCAATTACTCAGCGCCCTGTACGCCAAATTGCATCGTGCGCTGGTGGACGTGGGGGGCGGGCGCATCGGCGTGAGCTTTCCGCGAGCGGGTAAAACTTTGGGCTCTGTGCTGCGCCTACACGGCAGTGTGGACGCACTTGGCTCCTTGATGAATGAGCCATGGCTCAAAGGCTTGCGCGATTACACCGATGTCAGTGGCATTTTGCCCGTGCCAGTCCACACCCAGCATCGCGTAGTGCGGCGTGTACAGGTGCACAGCAATCCGGAGCGCTTGTATCGCCGCTCGGTGCGCAATGGCAAATTAAGCGCTGAAGAGGCAGAGCAGAAAGTTACGGTCGCTAAGTCGGCGCGATCTGATTTGCCTTATGTTTACTTGCGCAGCAATTCAAACGGCAACCCATTCTGCCTCTTTATCCGGCAATCGGATTTGCAAGATAGCCCAGTGCCCGGAACATTTAATCATTACGGTCTGAGTTCGACAGCCACCATTCCCTTTTTTAACCCTATTTTTCTACCCAGCCGCCAAGCCTTGATTTTAAAGGGATGCAACGGCTGGTTAGAAAAAGGGTTTTGGTCGAAAAAAATGGAAAAGCTCTTTAACAATGAAGAAGTTGTGATTTAA
- the csy3 gene encoding type I-F CRISPR-associated protein Csy3: protein MAIKTASVLAFERKLSNSDALMFAGLWADRAASQAWQTLAISSKDVRGTISNRLKNAVASDPAKLDAEIQKANLQRVDFAALPFEADTLKVSFTLRVLGNLPLPSACNDQEYQAELAKKINGYIAEQQFTELAARYAENLANGRFLWRNRVGAEAVEVHVSHIVDGQKTTWIFNSLDFSLRQFSTPTGDLAALTEVIRQGLLGESFAFLQVDGYVRLGAGQEIFPSQELVLDGGRDSAKSKYLYQVNGVAAMHSQKIGNALRTIDTWYPEAAELGPIAVEPYGSVTNRGKAYRQPKEKMDFYNLLDGWIIKDKVPSTEQQHYVIATLIRGGVFGEAA from the coding sequence ATGGCTATCAAAACCGCTTCCGTACTGGCTTTCGAGCGCAAGCTCTCTAACTCCGATGCACTGATGTTTGCAGGGCTTTGGGCCGATCGTGCTGCCAGCCAAGCATGGCAAACGCTGGCGATTTCCAGCAAAGACGTGCGCGGCACAATTTCAAACCGGCTTAAGAACGCAGTGGCGAGCGATCCAGCCAAGCTGGATGCCGAAATTCAGAAGGCTAATTTACAGCGCGTTGATTTTGCTGCTCTGCCTTTTGAAGCTGATACGCTGAAAGTGAGCTTTACGCTACGTGTCTTGGGTAACCTGCCGCTGCCATCGGCGTGTAATGATCAGGAATATCAAGCCGAGCTAGCCAAAAAAATTAATGGATATATTGCCGAGCAGCAATTTACCGAGCTGGCAGCCCGCTACGCCGAAAATCTTGCCAATGGGCGTTTTCTATGGCGAAACCGGGTAGGGGCTGAGGCTGTGGAGGTCCACGTTAGCCACATTGTGGACGGACAAAAAACTACGTGGATTTTCAATAGTCTTGATTTCAGTCTGCGCCAATTTTCCACACCAACAGGTGATTTAGCCGCACTGACCGAGGTGATTCGCCAAGGTTTACTAGGGGAGTCATTCGCCTTCTTGCAAGTCGATGGCTATGTGCGTCTTGGTGCCGGACAGGAAATTTTCCCGTCACAAGAACTGGTGCTCGACGGGGGGCGCGATAGCGCAAAAAGCAAATATCTGTATCAGGTGAATGGCGTTGCCGCGATGCACTCGCAAAAAATCGGTAACGCACTGCGCACGATTGATACTTGGTACCCCGAAGCAGCCGAATTGGGACCGATTGCCGTTGAACCCTATGGTTCGGTGACTAATCGTGGTAAGGCCTATCGTCAGCCGAAAGAGAAAATGGATTTTTATAATCTGCTCGATGGCTGGATTATCAAAGATAAAGTGCCAAGTACCGAGCAGCAGCATTACGTTATCGCTACCTTGATACGCGGCGGCGTGTTTGGTGAGGCTGCCTAA
- the csy2 gene encoding type I-F CRISPR-associated protein Csy2 yields the protein MKAILCIRHIKVENANAIAGLTYGFPAISSFLGFSHALSRVLQRDHGLTLGGCAVVCHQHQVHAVQPAGWGDYVFSLTRNPLTKEAKTAAFNEEGRMSLDVSLLIECHFTADELDFFAEGQSELNIKRLEQYLSDKVLTQRIAGGNITAIQSLTFAEVPENDDELSRWERKQLLRLLPGFALIERSDALQQHHQKRVADNPAAELIDSWLDFAALKYQATADEGEEGKVQWQYLPKPAAGYLVPITTGYHAISPLYANAEVASTRDSETPFRFVESVYSVGQWISPHRAKTLQALFWRYQLRDEAYLCKNQI from the coding sequence ATGAAAGCGATTCTGTGTATTCGCCATATCAAAGTGGAAAACGCCAATGCGATTGCTGGCTTAACTTATGGCTTCCCCGCGATTAGCAGCTTTTTGGGCTTTAGCCACGCGCTATCACGCGTCTTGCAACGTGACCACGGCTTGACTCTGGGTGGCTGCGCCGTGGTTTGCCATCAGCATCAAGTGCATGCAGTACAACCTGCTGGCTGGGGCGACTATGTTTTTTCACTGACTCGCAACCCGCTAACCAAAGAGGCCAAAACAGCGGCCTTCAATGAAGAAGGGCGGATGAGTCTGGACGTGTCATTGCTGATCGAATGCCACTTTACTGCCGATGAGCTGGACTTTTTTGCTGAAGGCCAGAGTGAGCTGAACATCAAACGGCTTGAGCAATACTTGTCTGACAAAGTGCTGACTCAGCGCATTGCGGGGGGGAATATCACCGCAATCCAATCACTGACATTCGCTGAAGTACCAGAGAACGACGACGAATTGTCTCGCTGGGAACGCAAGCAATTACTGCGCCTCTTGCCCGGTTTTGCGCTGATTGAACGCAGCGATGCTTTGCAGCAGCATCATCAGAAGCGAGTGGCGGACAACCCGGCTGCCGAGTTAATTGATTCCTGGCTCGATTTTGCTGCGCTGAAATATCAGGCGACTGCCGATGAGGGAGAGGAGGGCAAAGTCCAATGGCAATACCTGCCCAAACCAGCAGCGGGTTATCTAGTGCCGATCACCACTGGCTATCACGCGATTTCGCCGCTGTATGCCAACGCCGAAGTGGCTAGCACCCGCGATAGCGAAACCCCGTTCCGTTTTGTTGAGTCGGTCTATTCAGTTGGCCAGTGGATTAGCCCGCATCGCGCTAAAACACTCCAGGCGCTGTTCTGGCGCTATCAGCTTCGCGATGAGGCTTACCTATGCAAAAATCAGATTTAG
- the csy1 gene encoding type I-F CRISPR-associated protein Csy1 — protein sequence MSNQMSERIKDYIQGRASARLEKWDKEAEKLHPDVLESELLNLRAAEMAKFEANTWLSDAAQRAKQISFATHPPKYTHSDSKSSSVFMSGNPSASFGYLCTVQLATMQSDVVGNAAALDVAGLLQLEHEGISLAQQIAANDLSALQPFATSEAQLLEWQQGFAQALQNKELRSHALAKQLYFPVGDGQYHLISPLFSSSMAQALHQRISESRFSEAAKAIRQLKREEKFSAEPTVDYPDVAVQTYGGTKPQNISLLNSSRRGQAYLLNCRPPEWKDLPKPPSETKDAFWRELNRRTWRRTRDLKNYLIRVKDRNSTAIIRDLRAQWIDDIIDILLQYAASIQAMGEHAGWSAQSKLPFDEQLWLDPWRAVSDADFRAARERNDWQQGVAKRFGLWLNQRLFDQDLFFGDVEAKEWAGELEGKLARLSDDIADLAQSQGDQQ from the coding sequence GTGAGTAATCAGATGTCAGAGCGCATTAAAGACTACATTCAAGGCCGAGCCAGTGCCCGCCTAGAAAAATGGGATAAAGAGGCTGAAAAGTTACACCCGGACGTATTGGAAAGTGAGTTGCTCAATTTACGCGCAGCCGAAATGGCCAAATTTGAGGCTAATACTTGGTTAAGTGATGCAGCGCAACGTGCCAAGCAAATCAGCTTTGCGACGCATCCGCCGAAATACACGCATTCAGATTCCAAAAGCAGCAGCGTGTTTATGTCAGGTAATCCGTCGGCATCTTTCGGATACTTGTGTACGGTGCAACTTGCCACTATGCAAAGTGATGTCGTCGGGAATGCCGCTGCGCTGGATGTAGCGGGTTTATTGCAACTGGAGCATGAAGGCATCAGCTTGGCACAGCAAATTGCTGCGAATGACCTTTCGGCTTTGCAGCCTTTTGCGACAAGTGAGGCGCAATTGCTTGAATGGCAGCAAGGTTTTGCGCAGGCCTTGCAGAATAAAGAACTACGTTCGCACGCGCTGGCCAAGCAGCTTTATTTCCCCGTTGGTGATGGGCAATACCATTTGATTAGCCCGCTGTTTTCATCGTCGATGGCACAGGCGCTGCATCAGCGCATCAGCGAGAGCCGTTTTTCCGAAGCAGCCAAAGCGATCCGCCAGCTCAAACGCGAAGAAAAATTTAGCGCAGAGCCCACGGTTGATTACCCGGATGTTGCCGTACAAACGTACGGGGGCACAAAGCCGCAGAATATTTCACTGCTCAACAGTAGCCGTCGCGGTCAGGCGTATTTGCTCAATTGCCGCCCTCCTGAGTGGAAAGATCTGCCCAAACCACCTAGCGAGACCAAAGATGCTTTCTGGCGTGAGCTGAATCGTCGCACTTGGCGACGTACCCGTGATCTCAAAAACTACCTGATTCGCGTCAAAGATCGCAATAGTACCGCCATTATCCGCGACCTGCGTGCGCAATGGATCGATGACATTATTGATATTTTGTTGCAATACGCCGCATCGATTCAGGCTATGGGCGAGCATGCGGGCTGGAGCGCACAATCCAAACTGCCATTTGATGAGCAGCTTTGGCTAGACCCGTGGCGTGCGGTCAGCGATGCCGATTTTCGCGCGGCTCGCGAGCGCAACGATTGGCAGCAGGGCGTGGCCAAGCGTTTCGGGCTGTGGCTGAACCAGCGACTTTTTGACCAGGATTTATTCTTCGGCGATGTAGAAGCCAAGGAATGGGCAGGTGAATTGGAGGGCAAGCTGGCTCGTCTGAGCGACGACATTGCAGATTTGGCGCAATCACAAGGGGATCAACAATGA